A single Methanospirillum lacunae DNA region contains:
- the corA gene encoding magnesium/cobalt transporter CorA, with amino-acid sequence MHFEQNISRKTGMPPGTPIYIGDEAPKETTIHLLVYSDQNISGFEQVSPEELTTNIQQGSNAWISITGLRDVALIEQVLNSFSIHPLVTEDILNTRTRSKIEEFDEYLFIVMTHFQRSEDEMHEEQVSLILTNNILITCSNSIGMFPNIENRIKRSTSRFRTNGIDYLAYTIIDTIVDGYFFVLEDLEERVEDLEDEIVNNPGKDTINHVQDFRRDLIWFRRKIWSLRELITRLERTDSLLIKNTTHLYLRDVYDHTIKIAEDVDVYREMAEGLMEIYLSKISNNTNEIMKVLTIIANIFIPLTFIAGIYGMNFEYMPELTSPYGYPAVLLVMSMVSATMLLYFRRKEWI; translated from the coding sequence ATGCACTTTGAGCAGAATATTTCGCGTAAAACCGGCATGCCACCCGGAACACCGATATATATCGGCGACGAGGCACCGAAAGAAACAACGATTCATCTGCTTGTCTATTCAGATCAGAATATTTCAGGGTTTGAACAGGTATCTCCAGAGGAACTTACCACCAACATTCAACAAGGAAGCAATGCCTGGATCTCAATAACCGGACTGCGTGATGTAGCTCTCATCGAACAAGTTTTGAATTCTTTCTCTATCCATCCGCTGGTAACTGAAGATATTCTCAACACCAGGACACGATCCAAGATTGAAGAGTTTGATGAGTACCTCTTCATCGTTATGACGCATTTTCAGAGGTCAGAAGATGAAATGCATGAAGAGCAGGTGAGCCTGATTTTAACAAACAACATCCTGATTACCTGTAGTAACTCAATCGGGATGTTTCCTAATATCGAAAACAGGATAAAACGATCTACCAGTCGTTTTAGGACAAACGGAATTGACTATCTGGCATATACCATCATTGATACAATAGTTGACGGATATTTTTTTGTTCTCGAAGACCTAGAAGAGCGGGTTGAGGATCTTGAAGATGAGATCGTGAATAATCCGGGCAAAGATACCATCAATCACGTGCAGGATTTCAGGCGTGATCTAATATGGTTTAGAAGAAAAATCTGGTCACTTCGTGAACTGATTACCAGACTTGAGAGGACAGATTCACTTCTGATCAAAAATACAACACATCTCTATCTTCGCGATGTCTATGATCATACGATAAAAATTGCGGAAGATGTTGATGTATACCGGGAAATGGCAGAGGGTCTTATGGAGATCTACCTTTCAAAGATCTCAAACAACACCAATGAGATCATGAAAGTGCTCACCATCATCGCTAACATTTTTATTCCCCTCACATTCATTGCCGGCATATACGGTATGAATTTTGAATACATGCCTGAACTCACGAGCCCATACGGATACCCTGCAGTGTTATTGGTGATGTCAATGGTAAGTGCTACCATGCTCCTATATTTCAGAAGAAAAGAATGGATTTGA
- a CDS encoding amino acid permease: MVVPSHSDENSHSCEGQCNCAHTTIENPVPPAGRRVGLNRGIRPWMASLIAIGGIIGSSYYLGSGYLISQMGPSVIFLYFIGGLVIYTVMQSFAELLVNVPRHGNFISYSAEFISPTWAVGTGWSYWFNWCAYIPSEAVAGGIIMHVFFDGVPVIIWAIVFLILITILNLIHVGGFGFVESTLALIKIIHNVAFCIVAGLIVIGLAGTGTAVGFSVLFPPGFTWTDAIFPAGFMILLANMALILVNFQGSEIVGLAASETQNPKKVVPRACRNVVYRILRVDIIPILLLVMILPYSEANLQDSVFSMALAKYGFTEVAGILSFIVLTAAFSCANSGFYGAVRALYGLSLEGMAPKTFAKLNKHCTPMYATLFTLVICWAVLGLWWFSNGENELYVWLLSVSAFTGAICWISICWAQISFRRRVYQRGYTKEEIESPSPLSPWMPLFIGIILEIFALVILAFNEDLRGSLYLSIPAILIPMIIYYIGMRTGRFKGIKVIEPDEQSFDELFPDKRNRQSE; encoded by the coding sequence ATGGTAGTGCCTTCGCATAGTGATGAGAATTCACACTCTTGTGAAGGACAGTGCAATTGTGCACATACTACTATAGAAAATCCAGTGCCTCCTGCAGGAAGGAGAGTGGGGTTAAACCGGGGAATAAGACCCTGGATGGCAAGTCTTATTGCGATCGGGGGCATTATTGGTTCCAGTTATTACCTTGGTTCAGGGTATCTCATCAGCCAGATGGGACCCAGTGTCATTTTTCTCTATTTTATAGGCGGGTTAGTAATTTACACAGTGATGCAGTCTTTTGCTGAACTGTTGGTAAATGTTCCACGTCATGGAAATTTCATAAGTTACTCAGCAGAATTCATATCACCGACCTGGGCGGTTGGAACAGGATGGAGTTACTGGTTCAACTGGTGTGCATATATCCCATCTGAAGCGGTAGCAGGCGGAATTATTATGCATGTTTTCTTTGATGGGGTTCCGGTAATTATCTGGGCGATTGTGTTCTTAATTCTGATAACAATTTTAAACCTGATACATGTAGGCGGGTTTGGATTTGTTGAAAGTACCCTTGCCCTTATAAAGATCATACATAATGTGGCGTTTTGTATCGTAGCAGGTCTCATTGTCATTGGTCTTGCCGGTACAGGAACCGCAGTAGGGTTCAGTGTTCTCTTCCCACCGGGATTTACCTGGACAGATGCAATATTTCCAGCAGGATTCATGATCCTTCTTGCCAACATGGCCCTCATTCTGGTTAACTTCCAGGGCTCTGAGATCGTCGGTCTTGCAGCTTCTGAAACACAGAATCCAAAGAAAGTGGTTCCCAGGGCATGCAGAAATGTTGTATACCGCATTCTCCGTGTAGATATCATACCTATTCTCCTTCTGGTTATGATTCTTCCTTACTCTGAAGCAAATCTTCAGGACAGTGTCTTTTCCATGGCACTTGCTAAGTACGGATTCACGGAGGTTGCAGGAATCCTCTCATTTATCGTGCTTACTGCTGCGTTTTCCTGTGCCAACTCAGGATTTTACGGAGCAGTTCGTGCACTCTATGGCCTTTCACTTGAAGGAATGGCACCAAAGACCTTTGCTAAACTTAACAAGCATTGTACCCCAATGTATGCCACTCTCTTTACCCTGGTTATCTGCTGGGCAGTGCTTGGGTTATGGTGGTTCTCAAACGGTGAGAACGAACTCTACGTGTGGCTTCTCTCGGTCTCTGCATTCACCGGTGCAATCTGTTGGATATCAATCTGTTGGGCTCAGATTTCTTTCAGACGGAGAGTATACCAGCGTGGATACACAAAAGAAGAAATTGAAAGTCCATCCCCACTCTCTCCATGGATGCCACTTTTCATAGGAATTATCCTTGAAATATTCGCACTTGTTATCCTTGCTTTCAACGAGGATCTGAGAGGCTCTCTCTATCTCTCGATACCTGCAATACTTATTCCGATGATCATCTACTACATAGGCATGAGGACCGGCAGATTCAAGGGTATTAAGGTTATTGAACCAGACGAACAGAGTTTTGATGAACTCTTCCCTGACAAGCGAAACCGCCAGTCAGAATAA
- a CDS encoding PKD domain-containing protein: MGGFVRLIFLICFVSIISGVSLADSSSIVSENGHQSVIADFRAGSLSGAVPVAVQFNDVSLGSPDEWYWDFGDGTHDTGQNPLHIYTSPGIYSVSLSVTGPAGSDMKTRLGYIKVSEALASPVSKKPVQTISPKMLSFPTLTPTNTPTELLTPLTTESPVLTPDTGTSETHLLELLTPGILADFTPSVTGGLAPLAVRFTDNSSGSPSSWSWDFGDGTSSDLASPEHVYTLPGKYKVRLTVKGNQGSNTTEHVEPIEVALMPEASIKAQPKTGSAPLMVAFTDNSTGRINSWLWTFGDGTSSYEQNPVHTYNRAGVYDVSLTISGPDGGANAAIPAMVTVTDLIEPPVAIISTDTSVGDAPLLVRFTDTSTGDVTTRTWDFGDGNSGAESDLTHTFSKPGTYTTRLTIKGPAGESHTEKVITVNEPVSVPKAGFSTDAVSGVAPLVVSFMDMSSGSITSYNWAFGDGGSSQETNPIHTYSSSGSYLAVLTVSGPGGSSHSEKGIIVSEPVVAPVSSFSTDISDGVAPLSVSFTDGSTGNISSWSWSFGDGISSVDKNPVHTYPSPGSYQVVLTVSGSGGSSHSEKGIIVSEPAVVPVSLFSTDVSDGVAPLSVSFTDASTGNISSWCWSFGDGISSGDKNLVHIYPSPGSYQAVLTVSGPGGSSHSEKGIIVSEPAVAPVSSFSTDVSDGVAPLRVSFTDASSGNISSWNWSFGDGISSTDKNPVHTYSSPGSYQAVLTVRGPGGSSHSEKGIIVSEPITPVPTPLITPVPLVTSTTPNISEQHEPLVTPAPVAKKKSVAKFRTANNEGSAPLTVRFHDSSVGEISSWKWDFGDGTGASDQNPSHTYTKPGNYAASLTITTPEGSQKSDLSMILVTSSTSMPKAVITADPGYGNAPLTISFSDASTGTVSTRTWNFGDGATSSDLNPVHTYQNPGIYTVSLIVKGPAGESRTDEQIVVSLKPEPTPSIIDESPTPALIVPHSDNEVPETQPVELSTVNPQITEIPVTPEIIPTKIQEKPEPVSESHGILITTDRTVGSAPLTVSFTSNSAMKADRYEWLFGDGSSSEEEHPTHTYDKPGTYDLTLLLDGPDGQGRKVLPAYITVTEPVSMRSEQPIIPTPILQATSTPNIPSGPTAAISADIINGTAPLKVSFQAVPTGKIDGYAWDFGDGGTSYEQNPMYTYGTAGNYSVKLVVAGENGSDEIRLKNTITVLEGMKTPVCGFTATPVSGYAPLNVSFSDTSSGSIDQYEWSLGDGTSSSEKNPSHLYSEPGVYTVGLQVSGQAGNAAEIKKDLITVDNVPAAPVARFKSDKRSGTAPLEIHFQDLSSGVVTGWNWDLGDGTISEEKDPVMTYTRAGVYAVTQTVTGPGGKDVAVRRGYITVSEPQIPPIAVIYAEPVGGSAPLTVKFLDMSTGLVTGWNWDLGDGSISTNKNPTHIYQSEGTYSVNLHVSGPDGENSTTTVIRVSPHEKASEILELKNQTVDSPSIPPVSSGTVMNESFSNVTKEDQDLTPSGSEKPVAAFSLSGRSGKSPLTITFHDRSSGHITGWEWVFGDGETSDLKEPTHTYEQPGVYTVALAVTGPDGTSQKRIREAVQVF, from the coding sequence ATGGGAGGATTCGTTCGACTTATTTTTCTTATCTGTTTTGTTAGTATTATTTCAGGAGTTTCGCTTGCAGACAGTTCTTCTATAGTAAGTGAAAATGGGCATCAGTCAGTGATAGCTGATTTCAGGGCTGGATCTTTATCGGGTGCCGTACCTGTGGCTGTTCAATTCAATGATGTCAGCCTCGGATCACCTGATGAATGGTACTGGGATTTTGGTGATGGTACACATGATACCGGGCAGAATCCCCTCCATATCTATACAAGTCCCGGTATCTATTCTGTCTCGCTCAGTGTTACGGGCCCAGCAGGCTCTGACATGAAGACCAGACTTGGGTACATAAAAGTGTCCGAGGCACTGGCATCACCCGTTTCCAAGAAACCGGTTCAGACCATAAGCCCTAAAATGTTGTCATTCCCTACTTTAACTCCCACTAATACTCCAACCGAACTTTTAACCCCGTTGACAACAGAATCTCCGGTTTTAACTCCAGATACCGGGACGTCAGAAACCCATCTTCTGGAGCTGTTAACTCCTGGGATCCTTGCTGACTTTACGCCGTCTGTCACTGGTGGACTTGCCCCACTTGCTGTCCGGTTTACTGATAATTCTTCGGGAAGCCCTAGTAGTTGGTCTTGGGATTTCGGTGATGGAACATCATCAGATCTTGCCTCACCTGAACATGTATACACACTCCCTGGAAAATACAAAGTCCGGTTGACTGTTAAAGGGAACCAGGGTTCAAATACAACGGAACATGTGGAACCGATAGAGGTTGCACTTATGCCTGAAGCATCAATCAAAGCTCAACCAAAAACCGGTTCAGCACCACTTATGGTTGCATTCACCGATAATTCCACAGGAAGGATCAATTCATGGCTCTGGACGTTCGGTGATGGTACTAGTTCTTATGAACAGAATCCTGTTCATACGTATAACCGGGCTGGGGTATATGATGTCTCGCTCACCATTTCGGGTCCGGATGGCGGTGCAAATGCTGCGATACCTGCAATGGTCACTGTCACTGACCTTATTGAGCCACCCGTGGCTATTATATCTACAGATACATCTGTTGGTGATGCCCCTCTTCTGGTCAGGTTTACTGACACTTCTACCGGTGATGTCACTACAAGAACATGGGATTTCGGTGATGGGAACAGCGGAGCAGAGTCTGATCTAACTCACACATTCTCAAAACCAGGGACGTACACGACCAGACTTACCATCAAGGGACCTGCGGGAGAGAGTCATACTGAAAAGGTCATTACCGTGAATGAACCGGTATCTGTGCCGAAAGCAGGTTTCTCAACTGATGCCGTATCCGGAGTTGCCCCTCTAGTTGTCTCATTCATGGATATGTCATCTGGCAGTATCACATCCTATAACTGGGCTTTTGGTGACGGTGGTAGTTCTCAAGAAACGAACCCAATTCACACGTACTCCTCTTCTGGTTCATACCTGGCAGTTCTAACGGTCAGTGGTCCCGGTGGTTCAAGTCACTCAGAAAAAGGAATCATTGTGAGTGAACCTGTTGTAGCCCCGGTCTCGTCATTTAGTACTGATATAAGTGACGGAGTCGCTCCTTTGAGTGTTTCGTTTACTGATGGCTCTACGGGTAATATCAGTTCCTGGAGCTGGTCATTTGGTGATGGCATTAGTTCGGTTGATAAGAACCCTGTACACACCTATCCCTCTCCCGGTTCATACCAGGTGGTCCTAACGGTCAGTGGTTCCGGTGGTTCAAGTCACTCTGAAAAAGGGATTATTGTAAGTGAACCTGCGGTGGTCCCTGTCTCGCTATTCAGTACTGATGTAAGTGACGGAGTCGCTCCTTTGAGTGTTTCGTTTACTGATGCTTCTACGGGCAATATCAGTTCCTGGTGCTGGTCATTTGGTGATGGCATCAGTTCGGGTGACAAGAACCTTGTGCACATCTATCCCTCTCCCGGTTCATACCAGGCGGTCCTAACGGTCAGTGGTCCCGGTGGTTCAAGCCACTCAGAAAAAGGAATTATTGTAAGTGAACCTGCGGTGGCCCCGGTCTCGTCATTTAGTACTGATGTAAGTGACGGAGTCGCTCCTTTGAGAGTTTCGTTTACTGATGCCTCTTCGGGTAATATCAGTTCCTGGAACTGGTCATTTGGTGATGGCATCAGTTCGACTGACAAGAACCCGGTACATACCTATTCCTCTCCCGGTTCATACCAGGCGGTCCTAACGGTAAGAGGTCCCGGTGGTTCAAGCCACTCAGAAAAAGGAATTATTGTAAGTGAACCCATAACTCCGGTCCCAACCCCATTGATAACCCCTGTCCCTCTGGTAACTAGTACTACACCTAATATATCAGAACAACACGAGCCTCTTGTCACACCGGCTCCGGTTGCAAAGAAAAAATCAGTTGCAAAGTTCAGGACCGCAAATAATGAAGGTTCTGCCCCATTAACTGTACGTTTCCATGATAGTTCTGTAGGTGAAATATCTTCGTGGAAATGGGACTTTGGCGATGGAACTGGAGCATCAGATCAGAATCCCTCACATACCTATACAAAACCAGGAAATTATGCAGCTTCTCTGACAATTACCACTCCGGAGGGTTCTCAGAAATCTGATCTCTCTATGATATTGGTAACTTCATCGACATCAATGCCGAAGGCTGTCATCACTGCTGACCCTGGATATGGAAATGCACCACTCACCATATCGTTCTCAGATGCTTCCACTGGAACTGTTTCCACGCGGACCTGGAATTTTGGCGATGGTGCAACTTCCTCTGATCTGAATCCTGTTCATACATACCAGAATCCTGGCATCTATACTGTATCATTAATTGTTAAAGGGCCGGCAGGAGAGAGCAGAACTGATGAGCAGATCGTCGTCAGCCTCAAACCAGAACCTACCCCATCTATAATTGATGAATCACCAACCCCTGCCCTTATTGTCCCGCACTCCGACAATGAAGTGCCTGAAACTCAGCCCGTTGAACTAAGCACTGTCAATCCACAGATTACTGAAATCCCGGTTACTCCTGAAATCATCCCAACAAAAATTCAGGAAAAGCCAGAACCAGTATCCGAGTCTCACGGTATCCTTATTACCACTGACAGGACCGTTGGATCTGCTCCGTTGACTGTGTCGTTTACCAGTAATTCAGCTATGAAAGCAGATCGATATGAGTGGCTCTTTGGTGATGGGTCCAGTTCAGAAGAGGAACATCCCACTCACACATATGATAAACCAGGAACATATGATCTCACCCTCCTCCTTGATGGTCCGGATGGTCAGGGAAGGAAGGTCCTTCCTGCATATATTACAGTAACTGAACCTGTATCCATGAGGTCTGAACAACCTATTATACCAACACCAATTTTACAGGCGACTTCCACGCCGAATATTCCTTCGGGGCCAACTGCAGCAATATCTGCAGATATAATAAATGGAACTGCTCCATTGAAAGTTTCATTCCAGGCAGTTCCTACCGGAAAAATTGATGGATATGCCTGGGATTTCGGTGATGGTGGAACATCATACGAACAAAATCCGATGTATACCTATGGTACTGCAGGAAATTATTCGGTAAAACTAGTGGTAGCCGGAGAGAATGGGTCAGATGAGATACGTCTGAAAAATACTATAACCGTCCTTGAAGGGATGAAGACTCCTGTCTGTGGTTTTACAGCAACACCTGTTAGTGGATATGCTCCGCTGAATGTATCATTCTCTGATACATCATCAGGTTCCATAGATCAGTATGAGTGGAGTCTGGGAGATGGCACAAGTTCATCGGAAAAGAACCCATCACATTTGTATTCCGAGCCTGGTGTATACACTGTAGGATTACAGGTCTCCGGGCAGGCTGGCAATGCAGCTGAGATAAAGAAAGATCTGATCACTGTTGATAATGTTCCTGCAGCACCTGTCGCCAGGTTCAAGTCTGATAAACGGAGTGGAACGGCTCCCCTTGAGATCCATTTCCAGGATCTTTCATCAGGTGTTGTAACCGGATGGAATTGGGATCTTGGTGACGGTACTATTAGCGAAGAAAAAGATCCTGTTATGACCTATACTCGGGCTGGTGTCTATGCAGTAACACAGACAGTTACCGGTCCGGGAGGAAAGGATGTAGCAGTACGGAGAGGATACATCACCGTATCTGAGCCTCAAATCCCTCCAATAGCAGTTATTTATGCAGAACCTGTAGGGGGCTCTGCCCCACTGACCGTAAAGTTCCTTGATATGTCAACCGGTCTTGTAACCGGATGGAACTGGGATCTTGGTGATGGATCCATATCGACAAACAAAAACCCGACCCACATCTATCAGTCTGAAGGAACCTACTCTGTAAATTTGCATGTCTCTGGACCTGATGGAGAGAACAGTACAACGACGGTGATCCGGGTCTCTCCACATGAAAAAGCCAGTGAAATACTTGAATTGAAAAATCAGACTGTAGATTCGCCATCAATTCCACCTGTATCTTCAGGTACGGTTATGAATGAGTCTTTTTCAAATGTGACTAAAGAAGATCAGGATCTTACACCTTCAGGCAGTGAAAAGCCGGTTGCGGCTTTCTCTCTCTCTGGAAGGAGCGGGAAGAGTCCGCTTACCATAACCTTCCACGATCGGTCAAGTGGTCATATCACAGGATGGGAATGGGTTTTTGGTGATGGAGAGACATCTGACCTCAAAGAGCCCACTCACACGTATGAGCAACCAGGTGTTTACACTGTTGCTCTTGCAGTGACTGGTCCAGACGGGACATCACAGAAACGGATTCGTGAAGCAGTCCAGGTATTTTAA